From the genome of Falco cherrug isolate bFalChe1 chromosome 14, bFalChe1.pri, whole genome shotgun sequence, one region includes:
- the LOC114017995 gene encoding hydrocephalus-inducing protein homolog, translating to MADLVFENQPLKTGESTGRLVLQSSDLGSFYYGLHLKATMSRPEKPLYFCTTLGSRQTITTKIMSYAQQKTEYLLQTHCADFQMAKTISDLMRENIVKNLKLGRQQLHS from the exons ATG GCTGATCTTGTCTTTGAGAACCAGCCCCTGAAAACGGGTGAGAGCACGGGGCGCCTGGTGCTCCAGAGCAGCGACTTGGGCTCTTTCTACTACGGCCTGCACCTGAAAGCCACCATGAGCAGGCCAGAGAAGCCCCTCTACTTCTGCACCACACTGGGCTCTAGGCAGACCATCACCACTAAAATAATGAGTTATGCCCAGCAGAAGACCGAGTACCTTCTCCAG ACCCACTGCGCCGACTTCCAGATGGCAAAAACCATCAGTGACTTGATGCGAGAAAATATAGTGAAAAACCTAAAACTCGGCAGGCAGCAGTTGCATAGCTAA